Proteins encoded within one genomic window of Deltaproteobacteria bacterium:
- a CDS encoding enoyl-CoA hydratase/isomerase family protein, with product EPAVLYAKADGIATVTMNRPEVRNAINAEMLCRLADAWQDINDDASVRAVIFTGTGEQAFCAGADLDRLVRMMQGLRPAETDFDRRIIEDYAVIYKGLLRNYEVVKPIVAAVKGYCVAGGMEMLQATDIRVAAEDARFAIAEV from the coding sequence CTGAGCCGGCGGTCCTCTACGCGAAGGCGGACGGCATCGCGACCGTCACCATGAACCGGCCCGAGGTGCGCAACGCGATCAACGCCGAGATGCTCTGCCGCCTGGCCGACGCCTGGCAGGACATCAACGACGACGCGTCGGTCCGCGCCGTGATCTTCACCGGCACGGGCGAGCAGGCGTTCTGCGCGGGCGCCGACCTGGACCGGCTCGTCCGCATGATGCAGGGCCTCCGGCCGGCGGAGACCGACTTCGACCGGCGCATCATCGAGGACTACGCCGTCATCTACAAAGGCCTCTTGCGGAACTACGAGGTGGTGAAGCCGATCGTCGCCGCGGTGAAGGGCTACTGCGTCGCCGGCGGCATGGAGATGCTGCAGGCGACCGACATCCGCGTCGCCGCCGAGGACGCGCGCTTCGCGATCGCCGAGGT